Within the Trichoderma breve strain T069 chromosome 3, whole genome shotgun sequence genome, the region TAACCTTGGCGAAAGTTGCGTCACCATTGCAGCCAAGTACGACGAGAAGTCGGAGCTGGCATTCAGCTCTCTGGTGTGGGCACTTTCAGAGCTTGACTCGTACGCCGTGGCCCGTCTAGTGGCCAAGGACGAAAAGGAGCCTATAatgttgttgctgatgcCTCACATGGAGCCCAATTACGTTTGCCTATACGATGTGCCTCTTCCGTTTGCAGAAGACATTAGACCGTACCAGTTCCCTCCGTTGGACAGAGTCGTTACTGTCAGTGGTCAAACACTCACCAGCCATCGCTTATTGCCCTCAGATGAGCTCAACGAGGCGATGAGCGATTACGTGGACGCCATGGATATATCAAATTATGGAATTGACGAGGATGGGTGAGTATATGAAGAAGGCCCCTTTATATAAGTCTCCATCGCTAATCTTGCTCGTTTTGTTAGGGAACCTGCTGAATATGCCACCATTGATAAAATATATAACCCCGCAATACATCGCATCACCCATGCTATCAAACAACGAGCAGTCCATCCAGAAAGGCCAATACCAGAAATCCCCCCAGTCTTGCTCAGATTTGCAGCTCCTCCGACGGAACTGATTGAGACAGTGCAGGCCAAGATCGACTCCCTAGTCCAAGCTGCAGACGTCAAGAAAGGTGATTATATACAAACATCCCAGACACTGGAGTCTGATATGCTAACGTCCCCTCAGTGCCACCCAAGGCTAAAGGTAAACGTCAAAGAGAAGCGGTCAAGCCCATCTCAGGGCTGGATGTGGATGCTCTTTtgggagaagaaacgaaGGGTTCAATTAGTCCCGAGAATGCAATCCCCGATTTCAAGCGAGCCTTGAACTCGTCAGAAGAGGTTGAACAGATTGCCGAGGCGACAAAGCAGATGGGAGCCATTGTACGATCCCTCATCACAGACAGCTTTGGGGACAGCAAATACGCTCAAGCGATGGAGGGCATCGGGGCAATGAGAGAGGAGCTCACAAACCTGGAAGAGCCCGGGCTGTACAACGAATTTGTGCGCGACTTGAAGAAAAGCCTGCTTTCTGGGGCTCTGGGTGGCGATAGGCGAGACTTTTGGTTCAAGCTGAGGTGGGCGAAACAGGGACTGATTgacaagaagctgttggagGTGTCGACAGTTACGCCTGAAGAGGCGGATGAGGTGAGTAACGCCGCACGCTGTTGGTCTGTGGGAATTTTCGTTGTTGTTTGCTAACCTGTGTGATAGTTTTACaagtcaagatgaagataatAGGTGGGAGTTGCACTTATTTGATCAAGCGGGCAGTATGTAGATGGACTATGTAGCACCGAAACACTGAAAAGGCGATGATTGAGCATGTAAATATATGATTATAACGAATAGATGAGAGAAACACGAGGGGATAATGGTACACATGTGCCCCCTTGACAGGATTAAGAACCACAGCAcagcttcttgtttccttgCTTATCGCCACGTAACTCTGCTCATATAGATTTATTCTGTCAAACGACCCCATCTGTGGCGAGTACTAAATTTTGCCCTTGTGATGCTTTGAATTGGAGTTTGTTGCTGTTATATTTATTGCCTGCAGTTTTCAAGTTGTGTGAACTGATTGTGCAGGCGGCCGTTCGTCAGTGCCTGCCCAACCGCTACAGCTGCATGTTGCCCAATCAGCTGCACTTCAGTTTCGCTTCACCTTGCCCTTCACCTCGCTTTCCAGCacactttttcttttctttctgtgtCTCCGTGTTTTcagtttctcttttcttcagcgCATCTAGATTCTTGATTTCAGCCACAAATTATTCATTTGCCTCGGAATTCAATCCACGGTGTTACCAAGCAAACATATCGTCCATCGTTGCCTAGCCTCAAGATGGCCAGTTTCGACTTCACATCTCGCCTCGAGACGCTCAAGGGCCTCGGGGTGAATGTTGAGTACGGCGAACATGTACGAGAGGAAAAACTCAACGAGACAGCATCAATCGATTCAGAGGATGAGTTTCCAGCCGTAGTAGCACCTCAGTCAGGAGGAAAAGATGCCTCACGATACGACGCTGGCCGCGACACTTGGAATTCCGTGGGCCATTCTTtgccagagaaga harbors:
- a CDS encoding ku70/Ku80 beta-barrel domain-containing protein, with amino-acid sequence MADKEATVFIIDLGASMTATNGDRKESDLDWSMSYVWDKISNVVASNRKTLCVGVVGLRTDETNHTLGEDGYENISILQPLGPMTMTSLKTLQSKVKPSGTEDGDAISAIVVAVDMIDTYTKKNKWKRQICLVTDGRGEIDPDDIDDISKKMRDSGIELTVLGVDFDAPDYGFKEEDKPSIKKQNEETLKKLVDACGEDSRFASIVEAIDDMNEPRAKSVKPYKAYDGFLTLGDPKNAPAVVEIHVERYFKTHLARPPTASTVVVKEEQAGASQEVEDEKMDGVELTAVKQARTYKVNDPDAPGGKRDVEFESLAKGYEYGRTAVHISESDHNVTKLETQKSFKIIGFVQKEKYELLLNLGESCVTIAAKYDEKSELAFSSLVWALSELDSYAVARLVAKDEKEPIMLLLMPHMEPNYVCLYDVPLPFAEDIRPYQFPPLDRVVTVSGQTLTSHRLLPSDELNEAMSDYVDAMDISNYGIDEDGEPAEYATIDKIYNPAIHRITHAIKQRAVHPERPIPEIPPVLLRFAAPPTELIETVQAKIDSLVQAADVKKVPPKAKGKRQREAVKPISGLDVDALLGEETKGSISPENAIPDFKRALNSSEEVEQIAEATKQMGAIVRSLITDSFGDSKYAQAMEGIGAMREELTNLEEPGLYNEFVRDLKKSLLSGALGGDRRDFWFKLRWAKQGLIDKKLLEVSTVTPEEADEFYKSR